One segment of Prionailurus bengalensis isolate Pbe53 chromosome E3, Fcat_Pben_1.1_paternal_pri, whole genome shotgun sequence DNA contains the following:
- the VPS37D gene encoding vacuolar protein sorting-associated protein 37D: protein MYRARAARAGPEPGSPGRFGILSTGQLRDLLQDEPKLDRIVRLSRKFQGLQLEREACLASNHALAKENLALRPRLEMGRAALAIKYQELREVAESCADKLQRLEESMHRWSPHCALGWLQAELEEAEQEAEEQMEQLLLGEQSLEAFLPAFQRGRALAHLRRTQAEKLQELLRRRERSAQPAPTAAADPPRPFPAAAVPPTGAARGPPAVPRSLPPLDSRPVPPLKGSPGCPLGPAPLLSPRPSQPEPPHR from the exons ATGTACCGGGCCCGGGCGGCGCGGGCGGGGCCGGAGCCCGGCAGCCCGGGGCGCTTTGGGATCCTCAGCACCGGGCAGCTCCGGGACCTGCTTCAGGATGAGCCCAAGCTGGACCGGATCGTGCGGCTCAGCAGGAAG TTCCAGGGCCTGCAGCTGGAGCGCGAGGCATGCCTGGCCTCCAACCACGCGCTAGCCAAGGAGAACCTGGCATTGCGGCCCCGCCTGGAGATGGGCCGGGCTGCCCTCGCCATCAAGTACCAGGAGCTTCGAGAGGTGGCCGAGAGCTGTGCGGACAAGCTGCAGCGACTGG AGGAGAGCATGCATCGCTGGAGCCCCCACTGCGCACTGGGCTGGCTGCAGGCAGAGCTGGAAGAAGCTGAGCAGGAAGCTGAG GAGCAGATGGAGCAGCTGCTGCTGGGggagcagagcctggaggcctTCCTGCCCGCCTTCCAGCGCGGCCGCGCCCTGGCCCACCTGCGGCGGACCCAGGCGGAGAAGCTGCAGGAGCTGCTGCGGCGCCGGGAGCGGTctgcccagccagcccccaccgcTGCCGCGGACCCCCCCAGACCCTTCCCCGCCGCGGCCGTCCCGCCCACCGGGGCCGCCCGGGGGCCGCCGGCAGTGCCCCGGAGCCTGCCCCCCTTGGACTCCCGCCCCGTGCCCCCCCTGAAGGGCTCCCCCGGGTGCCCCCTGGGCCCGGCCCCTCTGCTGAGCCCTCGGCCCTCGCAGCCGGAGCCCCCCCACCGGTAG
- the DNAJC30 gene encoding dnaJ homolog subfamily C member 30, mitochondrial, which yields MATKRDLRWPRRLLWGLWLARGAPQSPGSGLGLEGRTYSQGDGPYSRTALYELLGVPTTATQAQIKAAYYRQSFLYHPDRNSGSAEAAERFTRISQAYVVLGSATLRRKYDRGLLSDEDLRGPGVRPPKAPVRDTGSPRPPPPASQAHGRGQATAGGNRTMFDFDAFYQAHYGEQLERERRLRARREALRKQQEDRAKKGFHWDDTRDATFVFLLLTVFIIMGFRF from the coding sequence ATGGCAACCAAGCGCGATCTGAGGTGGCCACGGCGGTTGCTGTGGGGGTTGTGGCTGGCCCGGGGCGCTCCACAGAGCCCGGGTTCCGGCCTGGGCCTAGAAGGGAGGACTTATTCCCAGGGCGACGGCCCATACTCGCGCACGGCGCTCTATGAACTGCTCGGCGTGCCCACCACAGCCACGCAGGCGCAAATCAAGGCGGCCTACTACCGGCAGAGCTTCCTCTACCACCCGGACCGCAACTCGGGGAGCGCCGAGGCTGCCGAGCGCTTCACGCGCATCTCCCAGGCCTACGTGGTGCTGGGCAGTGCCACCCTGCGTCGCAAGTATGACCGCGGCCTGCTCAGCGACGAGGACCTGCGCGGACCTGGCGTGCGGCCCCCCAAGGCGCCGGTCCGCGACACCGgctcgccccgccccccgccccctgcgtCTCAGGCCCACGGCCGCGGTCAGGCCACCGCGGGCGGCAACCGCACCATGTTCGACTTTGACGCCTTCTACCAAGCTCACTACGGAGAACAGCTGGAGCGTGAACGGCGCCTCAGGGCCCGGCGAGAGGCCCTACGCAAACAGCAGGAGGACCGGGCCAAGAAGGGCTTCCACTGGGACGATACCCGAGACGCGACctttgtcttccttctcctcaCGGTCTTCATCATCATGGGCTTTcgtttttaa